Proteins encoded by one window of Glycine soja cultivar W05 chromosome 15, ASM419377v2, whole genome shotgun sequence:
- the LOC114386189 gene encoding uncharacterized protein LOC114386189, with protein sequence MIGKSGNVAACKKTPPNVVEELNEYMATKKSGTTYSTSGSGNMANIRYFEFGEPIGFDGSEEDEFADSCNAAASAKTKCGTKKGPMDKFCKNPENAINRRKMEMLRQMNIRESMDKNEVLKVHQHIARFWYQAGLSFNIIKLENFENMVAAIGQYGPHLPIPSYHDIRVPLLKKEVKYTENLMKGHREQWVKYGCTIMSNAWTDWKQRCIINFLINSQAGTMFLKFVDGSDFVKKGEKLFELLDAIVEEVGEENVVQVVTDNGSNYVLAGKLLEEKRKHIYWTPCASHCIDLMLEDIGKLPLIRKTIRRAINLVGFIYAHSSTLSLLRNFTNKRELVRHAITRFATSYLTLERLHKEKANIRKMFTSDEWTLNKLSKEPKGKEAAKVVLMASFWNSVVYTLKVMAPLVKVLRLVDGEKKPAMGYMYEAKETIIKSFNSNESKYKDVFAIIDKRWNYQLHRPLHAAAHFLNPEFFYDNTYLEFDFEVTNDWC encoded by the exons ATGATTGGGAAGTCGGGTAACGTTGCAGCTTGCAAGAAAACTCCACCAAATGTAGTCGAAGAGTTGAATGAATATATGGCTACCAAAAAAAGTGGGACCACTTACAGTACTTCTGGCAGTGGTAATATGGCAAATATAAGATATTTTGAATTTGGTGAACCAATTGGATTTGATGGAAGTGAAGAAGATGAGTTTGCGGACTCTTGTAATGCTGCTGCAAGTGCAAAGACAAAGTGTGGAACTAAAAAAGGACCAATGGACAAATTTTGTAAGAATCCAGAAAATGCAATTAATCGGAGAAAAATGGAGATGTTGAGGCAAATGAACATTAGAGAGTCAATGGATAAGAATGAAGTATTGAAGGTGCATCAACATATTGCTCGCTTTTGGTATCAAGCAGGTTTGTCATTCAACATCATTAAATTGGAAAACTTTGAGAATATGGTTGCAGCCATTGGTCAATATGGGCCACATTTGCCCATTCCTAGCTATCATGACATCAGAGTTCCACTCCTCAAGAAGGAAGTTAAATATACTGAAAATTTGATGAAAGGCCATAGGGAGCAATGGGTCAAGTATGGTTGTACTATTATGTCCAATGCATGGACTGATTGGAAACAAAGatgcatcattaattttttgattaacTCTCAAGCTGGTACcatgtttttgaagtttgttgaTGGCTCTGATTTTGTAAAGAAAGGTGAAAAGCTTTTTGAGTTGCTTGATGCCATTGTGGAGGAAGTTGGAGAAGAGAATGTTGTTCAAGTTGTAACCGATAATGGGAGCAACTACGTTTTAGCAGGTAAGTTGTTGGAGGAGAAAAGGAAACATATTTATTGGACTCCTTGTGCATCTCATTGTATTGATTTGATGCTTGAAGATATTGGGAAGCTTCCCTTGATAAGGAAGACCATTAGAAGGGCAATTAATCTAGTTGGGTTTATCTATGCCCATTCTAGTACCTTAAGTTTGTTGAGAAATTTTACAAACAAGAGGGAATTGGTGAGACATGCTATTACTAGATTTGCCACTTCTTATCTAACCTTGGAAAGGCTccacaaagagaaagcaaatATTAGAAAGATGTTTACTTCTGATgaatggaccttgaacaagctatCTAAGGAGCCTAAGGGAAAAGAAGCTGCAAAGGTAGTTCTCATGGCTTCTTTTTGGAATAGTGTGGTTTACACTCTTAAAGTCATGGCTCCACTTGTGAAAGTGCTTCGTCTTGTGGATGGTGAAAAGAAACCAGCCATGGGCTATATGTATGaagcaaaagaaacaattatcaAGTCTTTCAACAGCAATGAAAGCAAGTACAAAGATGTGTTTGCAATCATTGATAAAAGATGGAATTATCAGCTTCATAGGCCATTGCATGCAGCTGCCCACTTCTTAAATCCAGAGTTCTTTTATGACAACACTTacttggagtttgattttgaggtCACCAATG ATTGGTGCTGA